The Dioscorea cayenensis subsp. rotundata cultivar TDr96_F1 chromosome 19, TDr96_F1_v2_PseudoChromosome.rev07_lg8_w22 25.fasta, whole genome shotgun sequence genome includes a window with the following:
- the LOC120250055 gene encoding 36.4 kDa proline-rich protein-like — MESLTKTSLSLFLFILFLTFSFLIPSQACPVCQTSPPPPPPPKKIPPPPPPKPVPCPPPPKPSPPPPPPPKPSPPPPPPPTPSPPPPPPPKPVPSPPPPKPKPVPCPPPPKSPAGTCPIDVLKLDACVDLLGGLINIGIGNDTKKTCCPVLSGLVDLDAAICLCTTIKAKLLNINILLPIALQLLVDCEKHAPEGFQCPA; from the coding sequence ATGGAAAGCTTGACCAAgacctctctttctcttttcctcttcatcctcttcCTAACGTTCTCATTCCTCATCCCTTCTCAAGCATGCCCTGTTTGCCAaacatcaccaccaccaccaccacctccaaaGAAAAtaccaccacctccaccacccAAACCAGTTCCTTGCCCACCACCACCTAAACcatcacctcctcctcctccaccacccAAACCATCcccaccacctccaccaccacctacaccatcaccaccacctccaccaccacctaAACCAgtaccatcaccaccaccacctaaACCAAAACCAGTGCCATGTCCACCACCACCCAAGTCTCCGGCAGGGACATGCCCCATTGACGTGCTGAAACTAGACGCATGCGTCGACCTTTTGGGTGGGCTGATCAACATCGGCATCGGGAATGACACAAAGAAGACTTGCTGCCCTGTGCTATCTGGGCTTGTAGATTTGGATGCAGCCATCTGCTTGTGCACCACCATTAAAGCTAAGCTTCTTAATATCAATATATTGTTGCCTATTGCTCTTCAGCTTCTTGTTGATTGTGAAAAGCATGCTCCTGAGGGTTTCCAGTGTCCTGCTTAG